One Panicum virgatum strain AP13 chromosome 9K, P.virgatum_v5, whole genome shotgun sequence genomic region harbors:
- the LOC120650812 gene encoding uncharacterized protein LOC120650812 — MAPLALRPTISATAASTTLATVGSLCRHAAKSRRRPTITCKAEPSGGNSTLELAAGAAGLASSATVAWSLYTLNTTGCGLPPGPGGALGAAEGVSYLVVAGLVGWSVTTKARTGSGLPAGPYGLLGASEGVAYLTAVAIAVVFGLQFLQQGSIPGPLPSEQCFG, encoded by the coding sequence ATGGCGCCTCTGGCCCTCCGCCCCACCATctcggccaccgccgcctccacgacACTTGCGACCGTTGGCTCCCTTTGCCGCCACGCTGCCAAATCCCGCCGGCGCCCCACCATCACCTGCAAGGCGGAGCCGAGCGGCGGCAACAGCACCCTGGAGCTGGCCGCGGGTGCCGCCGGGCTGGCCTCGAGCGCGACGGTGGCGTGGTCCCTGTACACGCTGAACACGACGGGCTGCGGCCTGCCCCCGGGCCccggcggcgccctcggcgCCGCGGAGGGGGTCAGCTACCTCGTCGTGGCGGGCCTGGTCGGGTGGTCGGTCACCACCAAGGCGCGCACGGGGTCGggcctccccgccggcccctACGGCCTCCTCGGCGCCTCCGAGGGCGTCGCCTACCTCACCGCAGTCGCCATCGCCGTTGTCTTCGGCCTGCAGTTCTTGCAGCAGGGGTCGATCCCGGGCCCGTTGCCGTCGGAGCAGTGCTTTGGCTGA
- the LOC120650813 gene encoding cyanate hydratase-like has translation MEESGARAAVVRRLMAAKAESGKSFSDVAAETGFTNVYVAQLLRRQAQLKPDTAPKLRAALPALTDELIGLMMQPPFRSYHPDIVQEPAIYRLNEAVMHFGESIKEIINEEFGDGIMSAIDFYCSVDKVQGADGKDRVVVTFDGKYLPYTEQKSEHMMSRPARNTS, from the exons ATGGAGGAGAGCGGCGcgagggcggcggtggtgcggcgcCTGATGGCGGCGAAGGCCGAGTCCGGGAAGAGCTTCTCGGACGTGGCGGCCGAGACGGGGTTCACCAACGTCTACGTCGCGCAGCTGCTGCGGCGCCAGGCGCAGCTCAAGCCGGACACGGCGCCCAAGCTCAGGGCGGCGCTGCCCGCGCTCACCGACGAGCTCATCGGCCTCATGATGCAGCCGCCGTTCCGGTCCTACCACCCCGACATCGTCCAGGAGCCCGCCATATACAG ATTGAATGAAGCTGTCATGCATTTTGGAGAGAGCATCAAGGAAATCATCAATGAGGAATTTGGTGATGGAAT CATGTCGGCCATAGATTTCTACTGTTCAGTTGACAAGGTTCAAGGTGCTGACGGCAAAGATCGTGTGGTGGTCACATTTGACGGGAAGTATCTGCCTTACACTGAACAG AAATCTGAACATATGATGTCAAGGCCGGCCCGCAACACATCTTGA